The DNA segment AACCTGTAGtttgatattatgatatacAGACATGTAATCTTCGTTCTCAAGCTTGAATTTCCTATTTCTTTGCATGAAGGCTGTGGCGCCTATATTTTCTTTGGTGGCTCCAAGGTTCCAGTTCAAAGGTGCCAACAAAAGGGGAATTCCAGTATCTAGGGATCCTGCAGCCATGTTAGCCAAGTATTCGGATCCTTTGGTCTACACTGGCCCTATTAGAGTGCGGACAGGCCATGAAATTCTGCGCATCTCTTCGTATTTGATGCGCAATTTTCACTCTGTCACTGTCCCATTCTTTGTTCTTCATGGAACTGCTGACAGAGTCACTGATCCTCTGGCTTCTCAAGATTTGTACAACGAGGCAccatcaaatttcaaaaatattaaactctATGAAGGTTTTTTGCACGACCTTCTCTTTGAACCCGAGCGTGAAGAGATCGCTCAGGATATCATTGATTGGATGGAGAGACGATTGAGAGATGTTGGTTGCGATAACTCCAATGGTTGTTAAGGGGCGTTGTTGCCTGCATGATCATTAATGTATCAACTGTGCAGGGGTGGAGGATAGATACAGTTTGGGGTTTAAGTATTAGTCAGCAGTTGGCTACTTGAAACTTGAAAATGTTGCCTTAGCTTATAGGGGgtgtgaatatatatataaccccAATCCTGTTGTGTGTCCCAATGGCCAAGTTATTATTGATTATAAAACAATATATTATTATCGTGTTTATTTGGGAGGAATGTTACATATTTTTCTGTCTGCTAATTGGTTAAATCGGTGGGAACTACGTTTGAATTTGTCTTTTGTTATTCGACGACAAACACAAACGTGAGGAAGTTATAAATGTTcgtggaaaaaaaaatatcaacgaTCGGTTGCTTGGGAAAAGTGTGTGgaagttttattttgttttaaaattaattaaaatgaaaattaGTAGGTACTGTTTGAAGTTTGTGCATGTATATTTAGGGTTAGTTTATGCTACATCGGGAGTGTTTTTCCCTCTATTTCAATACCATTAGATCACATGAGactcatatatttttatggaaattgacatATGTCTTGATGATCCAATGGTTGATATTTTATCACATCATGCGGAAAAAAATACTCCAGGTGTAGTATAGAATAATCCGTATATTTATACCCGCAAATGAATAGAGCTCTAAATTTTACATTTAGCTAGAATGGATTGAACAATTCTTGGAGCGCAACTTTAATTTGTGTAGAAGTCGCCAGCCAGTACTCAGTTCACGATCAACCTCGCTAAAGACATTTCTAAAAGAATCCATGGTACTTTTCTCATACAATCACCTATTGTTTTATCGACTTCCTTCTCGTAAAGCATCTCCATTTCGGTATCCTAttataaatctcaaatttcaaaaaaagaaaacaagaagaATCTTTATCGTTAACAAATAGATTTGAACCTAACTTAATTCCAAAAACTAACTAAAAAAAAAGTTGTCATTGATCATACATTGAACTCTCGATATATTTATACAACGGACCAATCAACAAATCTTTCTTAAATTATGTCCAACTGTGGGAGTAGGGTCCTCGGTTTCGGACCTTTTTCAGGTCGAGTATCGAAAAATCAGATAATATTTTTACTTCTCCAAATAAAAAATCGCttaaaaacacaaaaacaaattaTGATAATAATCCATCTGCATTCTAGTTTTCTACAACAAACAAATCTAtcgaataaaaattaaaaagagaGACAAAAATTATTTAAACCATGAATAATATATTCCGGTTTCCAATCATCTGTTACATCATAAACATTTATCGTAAAATACTCACTCTTGAATCTACGTCTGCAAGAGTAATTCAATTACTCAGAAACGGCAGCCTCCATCTTCTTAGTCATGAGCTGCAACCCAACTTCGTATTTGCCCACCAAATCTTCAAACTTCCATCCAACCACCGGATCAACACGGAAACACCATTCAACGACACATCCTCCGCCGCGGCCCTCCGCCGGAACAACCTTGATGCTGGAGACGTAGGACTTGAACCCAATATTGCAATCCACAATCTCATAACTGAACGTCATTTGGGCATGGTCAATGGCGGTTAGCCTCTCCGTAGACCAACGCAAACCGGACTCCTCTTCGTTGCTTTTGAGACCGAATCCCGCGCAGTAACGCACGCAGCCCGGCTCGCCATTGGTCCCGTGGATGCCGTGGCATATGGCGAGGCCCGGGAACCATCGATGAAGCCCGAAGAAATCCTGGAACAGAGGCCATATTTGGTGAGCCGCGGCCTTCTCCAGCTTCGTTGAAACCCTCGCTTCCCATGTTTGTGATGAAATGTTTCGCTCCATTTTCAGAGTGGACTGTGGTCTGTGAAAAAAAGGTGAATAAAATATAGGTGTCACTTGGTAAGTACAACAACGCAAAGCATCGATCCCAATCATGTAGTTGGTCGTAAATTTGGGTATAAAAAAGtcccgttttttttttttggaataaaagatttttatttttcaaaaactatttttgaaataataaaaacaaaaacttgCATGATTTAGCTCACGGAACAATTTGATGATTTATGGATGGATTGatccatgaaaaaatattaatttttatgtcaaaaatattattttttttctcattaTATATATGAATCGTATCGACCATTAATGAATATAGAATATGTGAGACTTAGTCAAGAGGTGTCAAAACGGACTAGTGGGACGAGCCAATGCGGCGGACTTACGTGTGATTTGACGGTTTTTGGTGGACGGACCTGCAACTTGTCATAACCCACTATTAGACGGGGCGGGTCGAGGCGGGCTTGCCCACCGTTTAGACGGTTGAAAAATTGCCAACTCAATCTACTTATTTTATATGGCGGGACAAACCAACCGGACGTGTCTAGCAATTTTTACACGTCTGATTGTGTCATGCCAGTCTAAAGGGAGTGTTTGGTGGAGCTTTTGGGAATCACTTATTGGATTTTAGCTGCACAGAAGTGAGTGTTTGTGAATATTTGATTCTGCTTTAGCTTCtatgatttttaattaaaagcCAAAAGCAagtttgagatgtttttttgtgcttttgctttttttttttttattaatgttGAAAATTAAAATGGGGCACTTATGTCCTTAGAAAACTTTTCACTTTCCACAATTATCCTCCTATTTTCAACTATTTTTCCTTCGTTCACGCCCCTCTTTTGGGCATTTTCTCTCAAATCAACGGCGGCGAATTCCTGCAGCTAGCGGCGGCAACTTCGAGCATGGTGATTATCTGACATCAAGTAAAGGTTAATTGTAGAGTCGTCCTCCTTAGGTTTTGCAATCCTTAaagatatctattttattcctATGATTTTTGTCGATGTGTGTGTATTTTCGTTATTGGGGTTGTGATATGAGATTATTGTCGGTTTTGTGTTGATGTTGGAAGATCTGATACCGATATGCAACTAATGCGGTGGTGACGCACGATGGAACGAAGTTCCCTTTGTTGGGCTTTGTTGATCTTTCGTCGTTTAAGCTTAGATTTGGTGCAGATTTCTATAGcaaagtaaatttttttgagAGCCttcttgataagtgcattttatacacttaattcgTTTATAGTTTTACttgatttttgtgatttattgAGAGATATTgtgtgattttgttgttgttgtttttgtgattgtaggaaagAATGAAATTTTATGAGTATAAGCGAAAATGAGCTAAAATATTGGAGAAAATAGTGGAAAACAAGAGTTGAAAAAGAGGGAAAAAGGCTCAAAATTGAAGTTGAAGCACACCCGCGCTGTGAAGAATTGTAAGTGAAGATTTATTCGAGACTGTAGCGTACCCGCTCTAGTCCTATGGCGCGCCCATGCTGCGAGGGAGTTGTTGAAAGATTGGAATGAGAAAGCATAGCGCGCTAGCGCTACCTTAtgagcgcgcccgcgcgtcgcgaTGATCAGAGTTCGAGAGTTTGTTTTTATAAGGAAATTTGGGGATTTTCGTGGGCTTTTCTGGGACGATTATTAGGCCATATAAAAGAGACTTTTCTGAACTACAACGAGGGGTTAGCCGCCACAATACATTAGAGGAGATTGGAGAAGTGTTATTTTTAACAATCAAGAGAGATAATTTAAGTAGGGGTGgaatcgggtcgggacccgtcccgtaatTCCTTTACCCGATTCCCGTCCCGATagaaattgagatatttttttcTCCTGATCCCGCACCCGCTaagtgtcgggacccgaatgttcggttcgggatcccgtcgggtcgggagagggtaatcccgaataatatttttttaaaaaaaaattctatgtaaatatttttttaaaaaaaaattatgaaaaaaatcaaacaatttcttaatatattacaaataaattaaaatttctttatatataaccttaaaaaaactaaaacattttttagtacattacaaataaactaaaacaactacttgattaattaaaaaaaaacatataattattcataataataaaaaaaacaaaataaaaatttataactcaatgttaatattaaaaaagataaatataaaaaaaattatatggtatataattataaaacattaatattaaaaataaaattttaaaaaaattaattttttaatgaaaaatattattaaaaaatattatttttatattcgggtcgggtcgaAAATCCCGTGGGGAAGAGTTGCCTATCCCGATCCCGAAATTGATCGGGTCGGGAAAAGTCCGGGGCGGGAAAAATTTGGGACGGGAACGAGTCGGGAATCGGGACGGATCGGGATTTATGTAAAATTTGTCACCCCTAGATTTAAGGCTAAAGTGGTTGCAAGATCAGATGAAAAGGGACATGCAGCGAATGACTTCTTCCATGATTTCAGCTCATGCATCACGTGGAGAGTCATGCCATAATGAAAATGCCTCAAAGGCAGCACACtcttaaaaaaatttgtcaTGTTAGCTATCGTTTTTAGTTTTCATGTTTGTATGGAGTTATTAATGTTGACATGAGTGAAATATGTTGAGAGATTTCTTTTGTCTTAATTGATTGAATATGACAGACGACAGCCTGATTTACAAATCATCttactttaaaaaaatcttgttttgcTTATTTTGTTATATCACAAATGCTGGAATGAAATTGATTGATACtcttaaatttttcaaaaaacatGCAAATGTCAGATAGTGAATCAGACAGTGACTCAAATAACATATTTGAttctctttcttcttcttcaggtTCTGAAAAGTTAGATGACATTATGAACAATGAAGACATCGAAGGTATGGGTTCAAACCCACTCACTAAGAGGAGAAAAAAATTGTTATATGTGTTTACAGTTGGAGCAACAATATATAATGAGAAATATTTGCATACGTCTCCATGTTATGACCGTGAATATAGTGGATGAACTTCGTTaatatctatcttgaataaaAATCCTTTCCGATGCTACTAATCTTTTAGAATGCATAAAGAGGTATTTTTTGAGCTATGTGGAATTTTAGTGAATAATTATGGTTTGAAACCCACGAGAAGT comes from the Henckelia pumila isolate YLH828 chromosome 1, ASM3356847v2, whole genome shotgun sequence genome and includes:
- the LOC140876296 gene encoding lachrymatory-factor synthase-like, whose protein sequence is MERNISSQTWEARVSTKLEKAAAHQIWPLFQDFFGLHRWFPGLAICHGIHGTNGEPGCVRYCAGFGLKSNEEESGLRWSTERLTAIDHAQMTFSYEIVDCNIGFKSYVSSIKVVPAEGRGGGCVVEWCFRVDPVVGWKFEDLVGKYEVGLQLMTKKMEAAVSE